ATGGGGACCAAAGGGTTTGCCCTGATGGTGGTATTGGTTACGGGCATTATCGTAAACGTTGACAGTTACGATACGCCCACGCCTCTTGTTGAAGTATTGAACCCTTACGGATTTCGCGTATCAATTCCGGACTCGCCTGGCGTTCAGCTGTTTGCTTTCCATGGTAACATCAACCAGGAAATGGAGGGTAAGTACGCACGGCGTCTAGTCTAGAACAGTTACGTATAATTCAGAATTATAAAAGCTGAGTCAGTGTGTTCGACTGTTCCGCAGAACATCTTGCCACTCACTGTCTGATTGAGGGTGGTTTTTAACGAACGTGCATTGAAGCGTGGACATTATTCACCGTCGAATAGTTTTTGTTAATGAAATGTGTACATTTTTCTTAGGCAACGAAGCCGGAACGTTTTCCGTCGACATCGTTTCAAAGAAAAACGGACGATGGAGCTACACTAATCCAACGGCCTCGTTGAATCCAGGAGATACTCTATACTTCTGGACCCACGTACGTGTCAATGGAATTGGATacgaga
The Neodiprion lecontei isolate iyNeoLeco1 chromosome 3, iyNeoLeco1.1, whole genome shotgun sequence DNA segment above includes these coding regions:
- the LOC107224583 gene encoding gram-negative bacteria-binding protein 3; protein product: MGTKGFALMVVLVTGIIVNVDSYDTPTPLVEVLNPYGFRVSIPDSPGVQLFAFHGNINQEMEGNEAGTFSVDIVSKKNGRWSYTNPTASLNPGDTLYFWTHVRVNGIGYEKFHQEFHVPAKPSQNTGDSNNGQPQSGDEDVYIFSM